One genomic segment of Culturomica massiliensis includes these proteins:
- the aspA gene encoding aspartate ammonia-lyase encodes MKTRMEHDLLGEKEVPAEAYYGIQTLRGIENFANISGITIGDYPNYVKALAMVKWAAAKANLELGLLPEDIAKAITEACEEIIDGRFHDQFPVDLVQGGAGTSTNMNINEVVANRALEILGHKKGEYQYCHPNNHVNLSQSTNDAFPTSFKLAFIFMNEELVAELRLMIQAFRKKGEEFKDILKMGRTQLQDAVPMTLGQEFEAFAANLEEEIDRLNQMAKLFLEVNMGATAIGTGINSEPEYSQKCIKNLRIISGHEFVLASNLIEATPDTGSTVMYSSALKRMAVKLSKICNDLRLLSSGPRCGLNEINLPPMQPGSSIMPGKVNPVIPEVVNQICYRIIGNDLTVTFAAEAGQLQLNVMEPIIVHALFGSIKMLQKGMERLRVLCVDGITANADRCREMVLNSIGIVTALNPTLGYENSSRIAKRALKENRSVYDLVLEEKLLTKEELDELLKPELMIKPHKFYRKK; translated from the coding sequence ATGAAAACACGTATGGAGCATGATTTGCTGGGCGAAAAAGAAGTTCCGGCAGAAGCGTATTACGGAATACAGACGTTAAGAGGCATTGAGAATTTTGCAAATATCAGTGGTATTACAATCGGTGATTATCCCAATTATGTGAAAGCTTTGGCTATGGTGAAATGGGCTGCTGCCAAAGCTAATCTGGAATTGGGATTGCTTCCGGAAGATATTGCCAAAGCCATAACCGAGGCTTGCGAGGAGATTATTGACGGTCGTTTTCACGATCAGTTTCCGGTGGATCTGGTACAAGGCGGTGCCGGTACGTCTACCAATATGAATATCAATGAGGTGGTGGCTAACCGGGCCTTGGAAATTCTGGGGCATAAAAAAGGCGAATATCAATATTGCCATCCCAACAACCATGTGAATTTATCACAATCTACGAACGATGCGTTCCCGACTTCTTTCAAATTGGCCTTTATTTTTATGAATGAGGAATTGGTAGCTGAATTGCGTTTGATGATTCAGGCTTTCCGGAAAAAAGGAGAGGAGTTTAAAGATATTCTGAAAATGGGTCGTACTCAATTGCAGGATGCTGTGCCTATGACTTTGGGACAGGAATTTGAGGCTTTTGCCGCTAATCTGGAAGAAGAAATCGACCGCCTGAATCAGATGGCTAAGTTGTTTTTGGAGGTGAATATGGGAGCTACAGCTATCGGCACGGGAATCAATTCCGAGCCCGAATATTCCCAGAAGTGCATCAAGAATCTGCGGATTATCAGCGGACACGAATTCGTGTTGGCTTCCAATCTGATTGAAGCGACTCCCGATACCGGTTCTACCGTCATGTATTCTTCGGCATTGAAGCGTATGGCTGTCAAATTGTCTAAGATTTGTAACGATTTGCGCTTATTGTCCAGCGGTCCGCGTTGCGGCTTGAATGAAATTAATCTGCCGCCGATGCAGCCGGGATCTTCTATTATGCCGGGAAAAGTGAATCCGGTTATTCCGGAAGTAGTGAATCAGATATGCTATCGTATTATCGGTAATGATCTGACGGTTACTTTTGCAGCAGAAGCCGGGCAGTTGCAATTGAATGTGATGGAACCGATTATTGTACATGCTTTATTCGGTTCGATCAAGATGTTGCAAAAAGGTATGGAACGGTTGAGAGTGTTGTGTGTAGACGGTATTACGGCAAATGCTGACCGTTGTCGTGAAATGGTATTGAACAGCATCGGTATCGTAACGGCTTTGAATCCGACTTTGGGGTATGAAAATTCATCCCGTATTGCCAAACGGGCATTAAAAGAAAACAGAAGTGTTTATGATCTGGTGTTGGAAGAAAAGCTGTTGACGAAAGAAGAATTGGATGAATTGCTGAAACCGGAACTGATGATAAAACCGCATAAATTTTACCGGAAAAAATAA